A window of Macrotis lagotis isolate mMagLag1 chromosome 1, bilby.v1.9.chrom.fasta, whole genome shotgun sequence genomic DNA:
TGGAGAGGCTTTAAATATTCAGATAGAGCATTTGTGAAGTGAAACTGTAATGGGCAATTTAAACAAGTCGGTTTATTGCCAATGTTACAAGTTACAATGTTACGAGTTACCTTCATCTTTGTTTTATGTGTTGCAAAGAAGCAACATCAAAGATACTATCTAAAGACAAGGAGGTGATCAGTCATGTAATCAGAGTGAGGAACAAAAGACTGGATACTCCACTAATATCTAGGCAATATTTAGAGATCTGAGTCATTCCAACATGCTGGGTGGAACTCCTATGGAAGATTTGTGGAAAGATATGGATAAGAGTTGTATAGGATGAGAAAAGTATGGATGATTTGTGAACTTTAATAATGGTGTAAGGAAGTACATTGTTAAGATTATAGATCCACCACACAAACTTAATCTTACATGTACTGAAAAATCAGAGTTCACTGCTttgacatttctaaaataataactagcatttatatagttttaagatttgcaaagtgctttacttaTGTGCTCTCACTTGATCTTCCCAACCATCCTATAAGGAAGGTACTATGAAATCCACATTatgcaggtgaagaaactgaggctaggaaaagctaagtgatttcactggggtcacacagctagtgctaAGGTAGGGATATGAACTATCCAACTTTAACCCACTGCCATCTAACTCTAAGTATATATAAATAGTAGGTAATTACTGGCtgataaaatacataatattCTTTGTgtttactatatatatgtatatgtatacatacatatatatatgtatgcatacaaatacacacacatatatatgaaatttgtAGCTTAACACAAGATCAGTGTATTAGttgcttttttaaagaagaagggaaattattattttacctcCTTGGTGACAAGGTCTTCCAGAAGATCAAATTTACACTGAGAAAGCAGCTTAGATACATGAGTAAAAGCCtttatcaaaaaagaaaggaaaaaaagattaaatatttcATAACACCATGAGAAAAGACTTTTCCtcacacacaaatataaacaaTACACATTGTAGAGTGTAGCATGAGATTTTATAgtaagagttgcataaaaagtaTGCTAAGTCAGTCAGACATGGCTCTCTCAAAAGTTTTACTCATAGAATGATATTTAGGGACTACAAAAGTTGCTAGTGCTATTTCCTCTTGAAAAGGATGTGAATAGTAGTAAGACTTTGGAAATGAATCAGTGGTCTGGAAAAGAAATCATCTTATCTTCCCTCTATATGTGTCAAGAGTTTGTCCATGCCACATGGTTTAGTGAGAAGTGGAGGGAATAAACAGATATTTAGGATCTACTAAGAGACTGTGATAAATTttctaaatatctcatttgatcgtGCCAACATCTTtaaagtagatattattatccccatttttcagttgaggaaattgaggcaaataggttaaatgacttccccaagttcACCCAACTAGTGTCTCAGACCTATATGAACATGAACTCAAATCTTttggactccaagtccagcactcaaTCAATGCAGAGAcagagattttgtgtgtgtgtgtgtgatgtatatacatgtataaaaatgtaaattacgTATTTAATATAgagtacatattatatatttcaatacTCATTGTGATGTACACACTGCCCACCATGAGCGAGAGATTgtgagagtgagtgtgtgtgtgtatgtgagagagagagagagagagagagagagagagagagagagagagagagaatgaataatgGATCTGGGATCAAGGGACCTGGTTGAGTGCTCTACACCCTAAGTTGCAAAGTAAGAATTGATcagcattggtagaggaagtttctttatctggaggtgcttacaccaatgaaatctaagtctggatctttttttttttttggtgataatTTTTCATGTGTCTCATCTTCCTAGATCaatttaagcttcttgaaggaAGGATACTTTTGTCTCCTAGAATAACATTACATATACTCTAGATGTTTGTCTTAAttcttaaatatgaaaatattactTATATGATCTTCATATACTTCAAGAAGGCAGAATCACCCTGTCTGCACTATAACACTATTTTGTCAAATATGTATAAATCTAAAGGAAGTAGCCTAGTATAGTAGAAAGGACACTTGCTAGGGGGATAGGAGAATTGGCCTTTTCTTCTACCcagaatttcatgaaaaaaaggggaaagtggtGACAAGATGACAATCTTTTCTACTTCTAATCTTCACTTATTTAGTCCAAAAAAACCCTTCACATGTGCCATCTAGTTTAAATATCACAAGTATCCTTTGATTCATGAAAGTTAGTCATTTACTCTTGTGAATAGACAAATACAGCATGACAAGTGATTTCACTTATTCACTGTCCCAACAATGTGAAGGATTCAAGTTCTGTTTAACCCCTTAGTTATACTTTAACCACTACAAAGAGGGTTGACAAAGTTTAAGGTTTGGTTGTTAGTTGGCTTGGGCGCAAGTCAAGGAAAAAGGCGAGGAAACGCTTAGGGGAGGCAGCGGCctaagccacagtaaggatccaAGATAGGACAGGCTTTACTCATCTGACTTGACGTAAGAATTGGCTGGAAAGCGAGCAGAAGAGGGAGGACAAACATCAGAAGCAGTTCCTGAAGTTGTAAATAAGCTTTGTTCATAATAATATCAGTAAATAATGATGCTATTATTAGCTTCACTGGATCCCCAGTCCGGGCGGCTCCGGCCGGGCACTAGGTGGGGCAGGAGGGGGCTCCTGGGTCCGTTCACGTGGCGATTCGCCCTGCACCAGCGCAACGCGAGGGTCGTTGGCGGAGCTGGGcgcgggcgggggccgggggccgggggccgggggccggagGGGAGGGAGGCCCCACCTGCTTGGCGCCCTCGCTGAACTCGGCGATGCTGAACTCCTGGTCGAAATAGGCCCAGATGAGGAAGGCGTAGACTCGGGTGCGCAGCCACACGGCGGGGTTGAACAGCCCCAGGTACAGGACCCTGGCCTgggggcgcggcggcggcggctcctccGCGCTGCTGTAGCTGCGCTCGGGCGGCGGCAGGCCCGGCCCGGGGAGCACcaaggcggcggcggcggcggcggggcgctGGGCAGCGCCGAGGAGGGGGCGGCGGCGGCCGAGGCGGGGGAGCGCCGGCGGCCGGGCCCAGCCGGCGCCGAGGCCGAGGCTGAAGCGGCAGCGGCCGCAGCAGCCGGGGAAGGGCGGCGAGGCCTCCGCGGGCCGGGGCCGGACCGGGCGGGCGGCTCCGCCGCTCAGCAGCCGGGCCGCCAGGGCGCGCGGCAGCCGAGGGGCCAGCGCCATCTTGCCGGCCTCGCACCCCCACCGGCCGGCGTCACCTCAAGAGCGGGCCGGGCGAGAAACTCGCCAGCGTTACCCAGGGCTGCCGGGATTGGTTCGGGCCTGGGCTCCCCGCGGCGGCGGCGCCAGAACCTCCCTTCAGGACGGCCTTCGCCGGGTGCCGAgccctgtctccctgtctctctgtctctgtctccgaCGGGCGGACCCTCTCTGTAGCCGCTCGTGTTTCCGGGCGGACCGGATGGAGCGGAACGACCGGAACCCGGAagtgaggagggggaggaagccGGCATTCACCCGCGCGTCATGGCGGAGCGCGTCCCGGTGCCGCAGCTGCGGGGCGTCACTCGCGAAGAGTTCTTGCAGCACATTTATCCGCAGGTGAGGCCGCCGGCTTCGCCGCTCCATGCCGCCATGCCCAGGCTGGCGGGGCAGCCGCAGTGACCCGGGCGGCAGCCATCGCGGAAGCCTTCCCGGGCCGCGAGCCGCCCTGGGGGCTGCGGCGGATGTGGCACCGGATGTGGCGCCGGACCGGCTCCGGGCCGCCTTCCTCTTACGTATTCGGCGGGGCTGCGCGGTTCTAAAGCGAGCTGATGGCTGGAAAGCGCTGGCAGACCCCGAAGCCTTCGGGAGAATCGTCAGCTCCAGCCCGCCTAGCCCATTTCTGCCCTGAAGCTGGCGGCTCCCCCTGGCGGTCCGGAGGCCACTCTGGCGCCTCGCCTTGCTGCCCGCTACTTGGGGGCCCATTGAACCCCCTCGAGGGTGTGATGTCCGGGTTAGAGTGATGGATTTGGCGTTGGGGAAAACcggggttcaaattctgcctccagCTCTAAGCAGCTTCCGGACCCTGGGCATGTAAAATGGACATCATAAGAAACCCAGAGTTTGTGGGAAgtataaaattagattttttagggttttttttttgcaaggttatggggttaagtgacttgcccaaggccacacagctaggta
This region includes:
- the MAIP1 gene encoding m-AAA protease-interacting protein 1, mitochondrial, yielding MALAPRLPRALAARLLSGGAARPVRPRPAEASPPFPGCCGRCRFSLGLGAGWARPPALPRLGRRRPLLGAAQRPAAAAAALVLPGPGLPPPERSYSSAEEPPPPRPQARVLYLGLFNPAVWLRTRVYAFLIWAYFDQEFSIAEFSEGAKQAFTHVSKLLSQCKFDLLEDLVTKEVLQVLKEKVVSLPDNYKTALAAELDEIVYTATGDISIYYDDKGRKFVHILMCFWYLTSAKLPDEPLSGTKIFQVQLGDQNVETKQLLSANYEFQREFTQGVKPDWTIARVEHSKLLE